The DNA sequence GATCAACAGGGTTAGGAGGATGAGGGCATATATAAAGATGCTGAGGGAAAAGGGTGTTATAGATACTAAGCTCTATAGAAACCTATATATGAAGATCAAGGGAGGAGCGTTCCACGATGTATCATCAATTAAAACCTATCTTAAATCCATAGGGGTTTTAAAGGAGGTGTGAGGCTATGGCTAAAGGCCCGATGTATAAGGTTCCCAAGAGGAGGAGGAGGGAGGGTAAGACAAACTATTATAAAAGATATATATATGTGCTTTCAAGGGCTACAAGGCTTGTTGTTAGGAAGAGCAATAGATATATAACGCTACAGATCATAAGACCCACACCGATCGGGGATATAACCCTTGCATCGGTGCATACATCGGAGCTTATAAAGAGATTCGGGTGGAAAGGGGGTTCTAAGAATATATCTGCAGCATATCTAGCAGGGCTACTCCTAGGGATCAAGGCTAGGCTCATGGGTGTGGAGGAGGCGGTGCTGGATATAGGGCTTCACACACCCTCGAAGGGTGCGAAGGTATTTGCAGCAGCTAAGGGAGCTATAGATGCTGGGCTTAAAGTGCCTGTTGATGAGGATATGCTCCCAAGCTGGGATAGGATAAGGGGTGCTGATATAGCTAGATATGCTGAGGAGCTGTTCTCGAAAGATCCTGAGAGGTTTAAGAGGCAGTTCTCAGAAATACTATCGAGAGGGCTAGATCCTAGGAGGGCTGTGGAGCACTTTGAAGAGGTTTTTTCCAAGATCGTTGAGCTTGGAAGGAAACTAGGTGTGGAGGTGAGGGTTGGTGAGCGCTGAGGAGTTCGGTGAGAAGCTATCCCAGGCTGTATCTATAGAGGAGTGGAAGCCTAGAACCAGGCTTGGCTGGCTGGTTAAGGAGGGTAAGATAACATCGCTTAAAGAGATCTTTGATATGAATATGAAGATCAAGGAGCCCGAGATCGTTGATGCTCTCTTGGGAAGGGAGCTGCAGCACGAAATCATAGATATAAACATGGTGCAGAAAATGACAGACGCTGGCAGGATAACAAGGTTCAGAGTAGTGGTTGTGGTTGGCAATCAAAACGGCTTCGTAGGCCTTGGAGTTGGCAAGGCTAGACAGCTTAGAATGGCTGTTGACAAGGCTATAATGGATGCAAAGCTCAATATAATCCCTGTTAGAAGGGGCTGTGGAAGCTTTGAATGTGGATGCTCAGAACCCCACTCAATACCATACCAGGTCAGGGGAAAGGCTGGTAGTGTTGAGGTTGTGTTAAAACCTGCTCCCAAGGGTACAGGGCTTGTTGCTGGTGATACGGCGAAGGTTGTTCTTAGATATGCTGGTATAAGGGATATATGGTCGTGGAGTAGGGGTAAGACATCTACTACGATAAACTTCGCCATGGCAGTCTTTAACGCGCTTAAAAATGCATATAGATTTGTTACTGTAAATGAGTGGGGTAGGTAGGATGGCCCTCCTAGCTATTATAAGGCTTAGAGGAAGAGTAGACGTCCCTCCAGATGTGGAGAGAACCTTAGAGCTTCTCAGGCTCTATAAGAAGTTCCACGCATCTATATACCCAGATAGCCTTCCGGGTATCCAGGGCATGCTGAAGAAAGCTGCTATGTGGATAACCTGGGGCGAGATAGAATATGACGTGCTCCTAGAGCTTCTTAGGAAGAGGGGGAGAGCCCCTGGGAATAAGCCTTTAAGCGATGAGTATATCGCTAGAGCCACAAATGGAAAGTATAAGACTATAGAGGAGCTAGCATCATCCCTATATAAAGGGGAAGCTATGTTACATAAGATGGAAAATATTATAAAGCCTGTCTTCAGACTCCACCCACCTAGCGGAGGATTTAAGGGCTCTATCAAGAAACCATATGGCGCTGGAGGAGAGCTCGGCTATAGGGGGAAGGAGATAAACGATCTGATTAGGAGGATGATCTAGATGGTTGTTAGAAGGAGAAAGAAAAGTAGAAAGCTGAGGGGAAGAACAAGGACTATGGGATGGGGGAGTATAGGGCAGCATAGGAAATCAGGTAGCAGAGGTGGTAAGGGAGCCGTGGGATTCCACAAGCATAAGTGGATGTGGGTCCTCAAATACTTCCCAGAGTGGTATGGCAAGAGAGGCTTCATACCAAGAGGTCCTGAGCATTGGGAGGAGATAAGAGGTATAAATCTATCCCAGCTGGAGGAGCTAATCTACAAGCTATCAGCATCGGGAGAGCTTAAGCTCGAGAACGGAATACCCGTTATAGATCTTGGAGAGCATGGATATAACAAGCTATTCGGCTCTGGAAAGATATCAAGGCCTGTCAAGGTTATAGTTAAATATGCTACTGAAAAGGCTATCTCACAGATCAAAGAGGCTGGCGGAGAGGTTGTTGTTATAAGTAAAGGAGAGGCTGGGTAGCATAGGTGCTCACTTGTGGGGCTTAAAGAGCTATATATACAGAGGAAACCCCTAGCCTTTGGAGGATATGAGTGGGATAGATCTAAAACGATCTTCAGCTTTTTAGGGGTTCCTTTCGATAGCACGTCCTCCTTCAAACCAGGATCTAGATTTGCGCCAGACCACCTAAGGTTCTCGTCGAGAAGTATAGAGCTATATAGCATAAGATCTAGTGTGGATATGGAGGAGATTGGGATCTATGATGAGGGAGATCTAATAGTATCTCATGGAGATCCCCAGAAAACCCTGGAGATCCTCGAGATCGTTGTTAGAGATCTCATCTCGGAGGGAAGGATCCCAATAGTAGTTGGGGGGGAACACACAATATCCCTAGGATCCGTTAGAGGGCTTCCCAGAAGCACGGGTGTCTTAATTCTAGATGCTCATATGGATCTTAGGGATGATTTCATGGGCAATAGATATAGTCATGCATGTGTATCCAAGAGGATCTTAGAGCTTCTAGGACCAGGAGCATTGTTCATGGTTGGTGTTAGAGCCTTTACAAGGGAGGAGATGAGAACAGCTATGAAGAACAACATAGAGTTTATAACAGCACCGGAGCTGAGGAGGGAGGGGAGGAGGGCTGCTGCAGGTAAGATCCTAAGGTGGATGGATAACTTCAAAGATATATATATTTCAATCGATATAGATGTTCTAGACCCCGCATTCGCCCCAGGCACAGGCACTCCGGAGCCCGATGGAATCACAACCTGGGAGCTCCTAGACCTTCTATATGAGGTTGTTGATGAGAGAACCATAGCATTCGATCTCGTTGAGATAAACCCAATGGTAGATGTATCTGGTGTAACATCAGCTCTCGGGGCGAAAATAGTTTTTGAGGTTGCCTCCTATATACATAGCAGGAGGGCTAGGAGAAAAGGCTAACGGTGATCCCCAAATAGCTTTAATAGTGTAGAAGCTCCAGTGCTATAGTAGATGCAAGCGATCGGTAATACTTAATGCTTAAAAGCGTTGAGTCGCTTTTCTAAAGAGCTGGGAGCATATTGAGTGCTATGGCAAGCATGCATGCCCTTATAACCCATACAGATCTAGATGGCATCGGCAGTGCTGCAGTCTACATTAGACTGGGTTCTAAGGATGAGAGATATAGAGTCATATTTGTGGAGCCAGACGAGCTTCCAGAGGCTCTCGAGGATCTGTGGGAGAGATATGGAGGCTATCTAAAGAAACTCTCCATAATGGATCTTGCGCCTAATCTTGGGAATATCGAGAGGATATTTGTTATCTTAAAAGCGTTTAGAGAATCTGGTGCTAGGATCGAGTGGTTTGATCACCACGAGTGGGATGAAGAGGCTATAGCGAAGATCTCTTCAGTAGCTGAGCTGAGAATCGATAAGAGCACCTGTGCAACTGGTGTTGTTGCATCCTCATTCGAGGAGAGGGATCCATATGTAGCTAGTATTGTATCGGCTGTGTGCTCCCTAGATCTATGGAGATTCCACGATCCCCTATCCCCATGGCTGGCAAGGCTCATCATCTATAGAAGAGATGATCTTTGGAGAACAATACTCCTAGAGATGCTTGTGAAGAGCAGCACCCTCGAAGAGGTTGTTACATGGGGTAAAAGGTATATTGAGAGGGTTGTTGACAGAGAGTTAAACCTATATAACTATTATAGGAAAAAGATAAGGATCACAAGTGCCGATGGTGTAAAGCTAGCATCTGTGGTTAAGAGACATAGAGAGATCTCTACAAGCAGCCTAGCACACTATATGCTATCGATAAGCGGTGGCGACATAGCTCTAGTGATAAACCCCTCGGGACCTCTGAGCCTTAGATCTAGGAAGTGTGATGTGAGAATAGTAGCTTTAAAACTAGGTGGGGGAGGTCATAAGCCTGCTGCTGGAGCCTTTATAAGGGTGCCTTTTCTCCATAGGATATTATATAGGTTTGGCATAGAATCGCCTCTCCACAGCTATGTATTATCTAAGGTAGCGGCGGCAGTAAGATCTACGGGCTGTATAGCGATAACACCATCCACATAGATCTAAAAACATAGTTTGTATATGCGTTTCTTATATAGGCTTTAGAGTATACCAAATATGGTAGGGGTCTAAAGGGATTGAATGACAAGAAGAGCCGAGAGCTCTCCAAGGTGGCCGAGGTTAGAACCCCCCTTGAGAAGAACTTCAGGGGGTTAATACTATCTACCAGGGGTAAGGTCTCTATATATGATGCTTGGTACCCGCCTCTCAACAGACTCATAGATCATATATCAACGATAATAGCTGATATGGATATAAGAGACGGCGGCCCCAGAATCCTGAAAATACCTATGAATATAGCGAAGAACTCTGAATTCGACATTAGAACTGCATCGACCTATGCTGTGGTTAGGTTCCTCACATCTGTAGCCCCACTCATGATAAAGGAGACCGAGGAGGAGGGGTTTGGAATAGCCCTAGCTTTTGTAGACGCATCCCAGGAGGAGCCAGAGATAGTTGCCCTAGGTGTTGGTGCTAATAAATGCATATATGAATGTGAGAGGATCTTTGTTAGAAGTATAATAGCTATATATATGCCTAAACCCCCTGAGAAGAGCGATGAGAGGAGAAAGCTTCTAAGAGATATAGCTATGAAGGTAAGCACATATCTAGATAAAGAGGCTGTAACATCTTTCCTCACTAGCCTAGGCTATCTAGGGTATTCAATATCTAGGGTGCCGATAGCGATATACATGCTTAGAACATCTGAGAAGGGAGAGGG is a window from the Sulfolobales archaeon genome containing:
- a CDS encoding 50S ribosomal protein L18, whose product is MAKGPMYKVPKRRRREGKTNYYKRYIYVLSRATRLVVRKSNRYITLQIIRPTPIGDITLASVHTSELIKRFGWKGGSKNISAAYLAGLLLGIKARLMGVEEAVLDIGLHTPSKGAKVFAAAKGAIDAGLKVPVDEDMLPSWDRIRGADIARYAEELFSKDPERFKRQFSEILSRGLDPRRAVEHFEEVFSKIVELGRKLGVEVRVGER
- a CDS encoding 30S ribosomal protein S5, with the protein product MSAEEFGEKLSQAVSIEEWKPRTRLGWLVKEGKITSLKEIFDMNMKIKEPEIVDALLGRELQHEIIDINMVQKMTDAGRITRFRVVVVVGNQNGFVGLGVGKARQLRMAVDKAIMDAKLNIIPVRRGCGSFECGCSEPHSIPYQVRGKAGSVEVVLKPAPKGTGLVAGDTAKVVLRYAGIRDIWSWSRGKTSTTINFAMAVFNALKNAYRFVTVNEWGR
- a CDS encoding 50S ribosomal protein L30 translates to MALLAIIRLRGRVDVPPDVERTLELLRLYKKFHASIYPDSLPGIQGMLKKAAMWITWGEIEYDVLLELLRKRGRAPGNKPLSDEYIARATNGKYKTIEELASSLYKGEAMLHKMENIIKPVFRLHPPSGGFKGSIKKPYGAGGELGYRGKEINDLIRRMI
- a CDS encoding uL15 family ribosomal protein; the protein is MVVRRRKKSRKLRGRTRTMGWGSIGQHRKSGSRGGKGAVGFHKHKWMWVLKYFPEWYGKRGFIPRGPEHWEEIRGINLSQLEELIYKLSASGELKLENGIPVIDLGEHGYNKLFGSGKISRPVKVIVKYATEKAISQIKEAGGEVVVISKGEAG
- the speB gene encoding agmatinase, with the translated sequence MGLKELYIQRKPLAFGGYEWDRSKTIFSFLGVPFDSTSSFKPGSRFAPDHLRFSSRSIELYSIRSSVDMEEIGIYDEGDLIVSHGDPQKTLEILEIVVRDLISEGRIPIVVGGEHTISLGSVRGLPRSTGVLILDAHMDLRDDFMGNRYSHACVSKRILELLGPGALFMVGVRAFTREEMRTAMKNNIEFITAPELRREGRRAAAGKILRWMDNFKDIYISIDIDVLDPAFAPGTGTPEPDGITTWELLDLLYEVVDERTIAFDLVEINPMVDVSGVTSALGAKIVFEVASYIHSRRARRKG